A DNA window from Pyrus communis chromosome 3, drPyrComm1.1, whole genome shotgun sequence contains the following coding sequences:
- the LOC137729757 gene encoding serine carboxypeptidase-like 31 translates to MNFVQKATVFFVLALFALLFVEPVSGRRKRSSTEKRMRTQDLVTNLPGQPAADFKHYAGYVTVNETNGRALFYWFYEAASNPDGKPLVLWLNGGPGCSSVGYGATQEIGPFIVDTDGHGIKSNNYSWNKEANMLFLESPVGVGFSYSNTTSDYDNLGDGFTANDAYDFLHKWYLKFPSYRRRTFYISGESYAGKYVPELAELIYDKNNNPSLHIDLKGILLGNPETSDADDWRGLVDYAWSHAVISDETHKVIGESCDFDRNDTWSNKDCTLAVEELLKQYGEIDIYSLYTSVCIGDMASSNDGSIHVMMKRTSTMMPRIMGGYDPCLDEYSKTFYNRPDVQKALHVSDGVRFKNWSICNKKIFDDWAYTKPSVLPIYKKLIAAGLRIWVYSGDTDGRVPVLSTRYSLSALGLPITKVWRPWYHEKQVSGWFQEYEGLTFATFRGAGHAVPCFKPSNSLALFTSFLLGEPLPASRV, encoded by the exons ATGAATTTTGTACAAAAAGCGacagttttctttgttttggctCTTTTTGCACTGCTGTTTGTGGAGCCTGTTTCGGGTAGAAGGAAACGGTCTAGTACTGAGAAACGGATGAGGACTCAGGACCTTGTGACCAACTTGCCCGGCCAGCCTGCTGCAGACTTCAAGCACTACGCAGGCTATGTGACCGTGAACGAAACAAATGGGAGGGCTCTTTTTTACTGGTTTTATGAGGCTGCGTCCAACCCAGATGGAAAACCTCTGGTGTTGTGGCTTAATGGAG GTCCTGGGTGCTCTTCTGTGGGATATGGAGCAACCCAAGAGATTGGTCCATTCATAGTGGACACTGATGGACATGGAATTAAATCTAATAACTACTCATGGAATAAAG AGGCCAACATGTTATTCTTGGAATCTCCAGTTGGGGTTGGCTTTTCATACTCTAATACAACTAGTGATTATGATAATCTCGGAGATGGCTTTACAG CGAACGATGCGTATGACTTCTTGCATAAGTGGTATCTCAAGTTCCCATCATACAGAAGAAGGACCTTCTACATTTCTGGAGAGAGTTATGCAG GAAAGTATGTTCCGGAACTCGCTGAGCTCATATATGACAAGAACAATAATCCTTCCCTCCATATTGATCTCAAGGGTATCCTG TTGGGTAATCCTGAAACATCTGATGCTGATGACTGGAGAGGTCTGGTAGATTATGCTTGGAGTCATGCTGTGATATCAGACGAAACTCACAAAGTAATAGGCGAAAGCTGTGATTTCGACAGAAATGATACTTGGAGTAACAAGGATTGTACTCTAGCTGTGGAAGAATTGCTAAAACAGTATGGGGAGATAGATATTTACAGCCTTTACACCTCAGTCTGCATCGGCGATATGGCAAGTTCAAATGATGGTTCGATACACGTCATGATGAAGCGCACATCTACGATG ATGCCAAGGATTATGGGTGGCTACGATCCATGTCTCGATGAATATTCAAAAACCTTCTATAACAGACCAGATGTGCAAAAGGCCCTCCATGTTAGTGATGGCGTCCGGTTCAAGAACTGGAGCATCTGCAA CAAAAAAATATTCGACGACTGGGCATATACGAAGCCGTCTGTTCTCCCTATATACAAGAAACTCATTGCAGCAGGGCTTAGAATATGGGTGTACAG CGGAGACACAGATGGAAGAGTTCCTGTGCTTTCCACAAGATACAGCTTGAGTGCTCTGGGATTGCCTATTACTAAAGTATGGAGACCTTGGTACCACGAGAAGCAG GTCAGTGGATGGTTTCAAGAATATGAAGGTCTTACATTTGCAACATTTAGAGGAGCTGGGCATGCAGTTCCCTGCTTCAAACCAAGCAACTCACTAGCTTTATTCACGTCTTTTCTTCTTGGTGAACCTCTGCCCGCCTCTCGAGTGTAA
- the LOC137729475 gene encoding NAC transcription factor 25-like, producing MESTNSSSGSQHPQLPPGFRFHPTDEELVVHYLKKKAASIPLPVAIIAEVDLYKFDPWELPSKATFGEQEWYFFSPRDRKYPNGARPNRAATSGYWKATGTDKPVLSSVGNHKVGVKKALVFYGGKPPKGTKTNWIMHEYRLVNNTTTTINMSCSTTKPPDPANKKPSLRLDDWVLCRIYKKNKGPVMSLDGDHFLHKAEDSNSSMEDMFLHPSILPTQKTPPLPPPPSSKLPTTDYTALLESDDHESYLEGILSSSDHQPGSHSHHHDHDQFGAISTSISKSSLPLKRHLPSPFWNDVGSIETAAATTTSSRKKFHADLINENNSFVSMLNQTPQGTAPFHANAALLELLGDGVLRPQFQLPSMNWNS from the exons ATGGAGAGCACAAATTCATCATCGGGTTCACAGCACCCGCAGCTCCCGCCGGGGTTCCGGTTTCACCCGACGGACGAAGAACTGGTGGTCCATTACCTCAAGAAAAAGGCCGCCTCCATCCCGCTTCCGGTCGCCATCATCGCGGAGGTCGACTTGTACAAGTTTGATCCATGGGAACTGCCAA GTAAGGCGACGTTTGGGGAGCAAGAGTGGTATTTTTTCAGCCCAAGGGACCGGAAGTATCCGAATGGGGCGCGGCCAAACAGGGCAGCAACTTCAGGGTATTGGAAGGCGACTGGGACGGATAAGCCTGTTCTATCATCAGTCGGAAACCACAAAGTCGGTGTGAAAAAAGCTCTTGTTTTCTATGGAGGGAAGCCCCCAAAAGGGACTAAAACCAATTGGATTATGCACGAGTATCGGCTTGTcaacaacaccaccaccaccatcaacaTGAGTTGTAGTACTACTAAGCCTCCTGATCCAGCTAACAAAAAACCATCCCTAAGG CTTGATGATTGGGTTTTGTGTCGGATTTATAAGAAAAACAAAGGGCCTGTGATGTCTTTAGATGGTGATCATtttcttcacaaggccgaggaCTCTAATAGTTCTATGGAAGATATGTTTCTCCACCCGTCAATACTGCCAACTCAAAAAACACCACCGCTGCCGCCGCCGCCATCATCAAAGCTGCCAACTACAGATTACACCGCGTTGCTAGAAAGCGATGATCACGAGAGCTATCTCGAGGGCATACTATCGTCAAGCGATCATCAACCAGGCTCTCACTCTCATCATCATGATCATGATCAGTTTGGCGCTATATCAACTTCCATCTCAAAAAGCAGCCTACCCTTGAAACGTCATCTTCCTTCGCCGTTTTGGAACGACGTGGGATCGATAGAGACTGCTGCTGCTACAACTACTTCATCGAGAAAAAAGTTTCATGCTGATCTCATCAATGAAAACAACTCCTTTGTTTCTATGCTGAATCAGACGCCACAGGGTACGGCACCGTTTCACGCTAATGCTGCACTTCTTGAGTTGCTAGGAGATGGGGTTCTGCGCCCACAGTTTCAACTCCCAAGCATGAACTGGAATTCCTAG
- the LOC137728570 gene encoding uncharacterized protein has product MEDMKKLDEKAYNWLVKKPAHRWSKFHFETYPKCDMLLNNLCESFNAVILVPRQKPIVTMLLLIHTLLMKRIQMRKDIMVNKVGDLCPKIKKLEETKIQSGKCIAQRSGGAKFQVDDGGGKQYVVDLVEKTCSCRKFSLTGIPCNHAITTLNFKREKPEDYVDAYYSKARYLEVYSHLVMSMNEMSWWEETDNLPILPFTYTRQPRRLRRRRNKEAAKRDNEGEQTPTNPTNNPQGHPQPLKLGRKGQDTLKCTICKNKGHNARTHHIHLPLRDKQASTSAQGQSPSTNSAQTAPKKRTRKTKASQSVAESPRSTKQRKTKQTHN; this is encoded by the exons ATGGAGGATATGAAGAAGCTCGATGAAAAGGCCTACAATTGGTTAGTGAAAAAGCCTGCACATCGTTGGAGCAAGTTCCATTTTGAAACATATCCCAAGTGTGACATGTTGCTGAACAATCTTTGTGAAAGTTTCAATGCTGTCATACTTGTGCCGAGACAAAAACCTATTGTCACCATGCTACTCCTTATTCACACACTTTTGATGAAGAGAATTCAGATGAGAAAGGATATAATGGTGAACAAAGTTGGAGATCTCTGTCCTAAAATCAAGAAGTTGGAGGAAACCAAAATTCAAAGTGGCAAGTGCATTGCACAACGGTCAGGGGGCGCTAAATTTCAAGTTGATGATGGAGGAGGGAAACAATATGTGGTTGACTTGGTTGAGAAGACATGTTCTTGCAGAAAGTTTAGCTTGACAGGAATCCCATGCAACCATGCAATAACGACCTTAAATTTCAAGAGAGAAAAACCGGAGGACTATGTCGATGCTTATTATTCGAAGGCACGGTACTTGGAGGTGTATTCTCATTTAGTAATGTCGATGAATGAGATGTCTTGGTGGGAGGAAACTGATAACCTACCAATATTGCCTTTTACATATACAAGGCAACCTAGAAGGCTgaggaggaggagaaacaaGGAAGCTGCTAAGAGGGACAATGAGGGTGAACAAACTCCCACAAACCCAACTAATAATCCTCAAGGTCATCCTCAGCCACTTAAGCTAGGAAGGAAAGGGCAAGACACTTTGAAATGTACTATATGCAAAAATAAAGGTCATAATGCAAGAACCCATCATATACATCTTCCTCTAAGGGACAAACAA GCATCCACATCTGCTCAAGGACAATCACCATCAACAAATTCAGCTCAAACTGCGCCTAAAAAGAggacaaggaaaacaaag GCATCACAATCAGTAGCTGAATCACCTAGAAGCACCAAGCAGAGAAAGACCAAGCAAACCCATAACTGA